Proteins co-encoded in one Nyctibius grandis isolate bNycGra1 chromosome 14, bNycGra1.pri, whole genome shotgun sequence genomic window:
- the CHCHD10 gene encoding coiled-coil-helix-coiled-coil-helix domain-containing protein 10, mitochondrial, whose translation MARGGRSAGRAAASAPASPPPAAPVPAAQPAQPGLMAQMATTAAGVAVGSAVGHVVGSALTGAFSGGSSEPAKAAAPAQEPRQPPAYQQPPSGPCHYELKQFLECASNERDLTLCEGFNEALKQCKYSNGVSSLL comes from the exons ATGGCGCGCGGCGGCAggagcgcggggcgggcggcggcatCGGCCCCCGCCAG CCcgccccccgcggccccggTGCCGGCGGCGCAGCCGGCGCAGCCCGGGCTGATGGCGCAGATGGCGACCACGGCGGCGGGCGTGGCCGTGGGCTCCGCCGTGGGACACGTCGTGGGCAGCGCCCTCACCGGCGCCTTCAGCGGCGGCTCCTCCGAACCGGCCAAGGCGGCGGCTCCCGCCCAG GAGCCCAGGCAGCCGCCCGCGTACCAGCAGCCGCCCTCCGGACCCTGCCACTACGAGCTGAAGCAGTTCCTGGAATGTGCCAGCAACGAGAGAGACCTGACCTTGTGCGAGGGCTTCAACGAGGCACTGAAGCAGTGCAAGTACAGCAACG gtgtttcttctctgctgtga